From Spiroplasma endosymbiont of Amphimallon solstitiale:
ATAAATTCATAATTATTTTTATCTTTAAATTTTTCTTTTAAAAACATAAGTGATTTTTTACAATAAGAATAATTTATATTATTAGTTACTGGTTTTAATTTTTTTAATAAATTATTAATTATATTTTCTTCATTAATATTTTGTAAATATAATTCATTAAGTTTATGAACTCATTTACCACGAACTGAAGCATTTTTTAATACTTCTGGTGCTATATGACTATATCCAAAACCTAAATAATTATCAATAATTCTAGAAACTGATATTAATTCTTTATCTTCTAAAAAATATTGATGAGTTTCTTTTTTAAAAATTAATTTACTCATATTTATTTCTACCTATTAATAATCAAAAACATTTATTACATAATCTATTACCAAAAGAAGATTGTTTTCTACATTTATCACAAGAACCAATCATTCTATATTCTCTATATTCCATAAATATTAATCCTTTCAATTAATGTTTAGAAGCAATAATTATTAATGTTAAAATCATAATAATAATTCCAATTGTTAAAAATATAATTCTACTTTTTCATGATTTTTTATAAAATTCTTTTTGCTCTTCAATTAATTCAATTTGTTCTTTTAATAATTTATTTTGTAATTTTTCATTTTCTTTTTCTTCTTCCATTTTTAATATTTCCTTTCTTTTTTTTCATATCAAATTTCTTTTAAATGTAATCCTAATTTTCAACAATAAATACAAATAACTTTATTATTTTTATCTTGTAAAAATATATTTTTAAAATAAAATAAATGTTTCATTCTAAATTTTTCACAATAACTACAAAAATATCTTTGTTCTTTAAAATTATGTTTCATATTTTTTCCTTCTTTAACTTTAATATGTTAATATATATTTGATAGAGTATGTATATATATAAAAAACCCCCTATTTTCTTAAATAATACAAATGTAATTGTTAATTAGATTAATGGGTTCTTTACTGAGCCATAATAAGGCTATTCAAATTAATCTATAATTACATTAAGCGATACAGTGTAACATTTTAACTTGCTTAACATTAAATGCTCTTTTATTCTGATATAGAAGTATTTACATAAAGTACTCACTATTAGACTTCTACGACAGTTTTATGAAGTTTTAATCTTTTAACAAAAAAAGAACGATAGTTATATCGTTCTTTGTTATCCAATTATGAATCTAAGGGTTAAAGTGATGCGCCCTTTGACAACCGTCCAAAATTAAATTGTGTTAATTCTATAATTAAGAAAAGAAAGGAATTAGCACAATGTATAAGTATCTGACTATTGAATCAATAATAGCAATAAAAGAATATAAAAGTTATGGATTTTCGATTCGTAAAATAGCAAAAGCCATTGATTATAGTAAATCAACTGTACATAGAGTTTGTAGATTATTAAATCAAAACTTATTACCATTAGAAATATTGAATAAAATTCAAAAAAATAAACAAAATGCAGGTAGAAAATTAATAATTTTAACTTTAATAGAAATTAATACTATTAATCATTTGTTAATTACTAAAAATTATGCTCTTGATATAATTGCTAATTTTTTAAAGGAAAATAAAATAAAAAGTATTTCAACAAAAACTTTATATAACATGTTTAAAACAAATCGAATGGGTTTTGATGAAAATAACTTATTGAGAAAAGGAAAAAATAAACCTCACAAACAAAAAGAAACTAGGGGCAGAATTAATAATTGTAAGTCTATTCATGAAAGAAATTTAATCATTCCTAATATTAAAAATATAGAGGAATTCTTTAATTTTGTAGAAAAGTAATGATACATGATAAAGTGTTATTTTTAGAGAATTTTTACACTAAATAATGTTACTTTTAACAAATTTTTAATTAAAAATAATATTTTAAGTGTAAATTGATGAATAATTTTTGGTCATCCATACTTTTCTACATAATTAAAAGAAAGATTTGATGGAAAAGCTTTTTAATTTTGTAGAAAAGTAGTGGTAAAATAAAAAAAGTCATCAACTTGACTTAAAATTTGATTTTATTAAATTTTGGGATTTATTTTTTTTACAAACTGAAATATAACACATTGGATTTTTGATAAGGGGTTAATCCGTAGTGTTGATATTTTCATTTCCATAAATTGAGGTAATTTTGAATATTGGTAAATCCAATGCCATGGTAATGAGTAATAAATTCTTTTAAACTTGATTGTATTTTACTGACATTACTTAATTTTTTATAATTTAATTCTTTATTTTCTTTTGATTTAAACTGCTGGATAGTGGATTTAGTTTGTTTAGCTACTGTATCATATACTTGCATATCACAAACTATAATTGAATTTTCTTCGATAAGTTTCGATGTTAAGTTTTCTTGTACTCATTTTTTATTTAATCTTTTAGTATTTGTTGTTTGAGCATAGATATTTCGGTTTTCATCAATTGCCATTTGAATACAACAATTTAAATCTTTAGCATTTTCTTCAATTCATTGTTTTCTTGGATCATTTGGATCTTTAAAGTTTCCTTTATGAATTTCTTTGATAAAAGTTTCGTCAATTTCAATTCTAGCTTTTAATTTTACAAATTGATTTTGTGTTTTTACTAATTGTGTTGATTTCATAAATTTTTGACGATTAAATCAGGCAGTTTTATTTGTAGTATTAATAAATTGAGAAATAATGTAAGCAGATTGACCTAAAGTAGCTATTTGTATCAATAAATCTCATTGATCATGAGATAAATGACTTCAATAAAAATAATGATTTTTAAAAGCATGAAAAGTAATATTACAACTTTTACATTTATATCTTTGCTTATAATCTTTACTACCATATTTAGTACACAAAAAAGAACTACAATCTGGACATTGAATCCCTTTCTCTTTGAATTTTTGTTCGACTGCTTCAAATTTTTCTTTTTTCTCAATTTGTTTAATTCTAGTTTTATTTTCTCTAAAAATCTCAATAAAATCTTTATCAGACAAATTATTTAAAATTTCTTTTACTGTATTTTTATTCATTTAAAATCACCTCTTTAATATTAAAAATACCATATAAAAATATATTTTTGCTAATTTTACTAATACCACTACTTTTCTACAAAATTAAAGGAATTTCTTTTAATTATGTAGAAAAGTATGGATGACCAAAAATTATTCATCAATTTACACTTAAAATATTATTTTTAATTAAAAAATTTGTTAAAAGTAACATTATTTAGTGTAAAAATTCTCTAAAAATAACACTTTATCATGTATCATTACTTTTCTACAAAATTAAAAGGAATTTCTTGATAAATTAAATAAAAATTTAGGATATGAAAGAGGATTAAAGGATGAATTATGTCCGATTCATCATACCTTTGAACTTGTTAATCCTTATTCTAAAGATTTTAATGAAAATTTTTATACATTTTTTTTACCTAATCAACAATTATTAACTGATTTTACATTTCCCAATGGAATAAAAGTAGATAAACAGACTATTTCTTATTTTGCTGTTTATGAACCTTTTAATGATGGAATTTTTTTATGAGAAAAATTTCTAGAACCTTTTTTGTTTTATATAAAAACAAAAGGATATTATGTTCCAAATAATTGTTTTGTAAAACAAACTGATTTTTTAGGTTTTGCTAATTCATTTAATCCTTGAGTTAGAAAAATAAGAGAAGAACAAAGTGAAAGACGGAAATCTAATGAACTAAGTTTATCAGTTAATGTTGAAGCAGTAAATAGTTTAGAAAATGATAAACCTAATTACAAAAAAATAAAAGAGCAGTTATTTTGTATTAATTCACATTTGTCTTTGTGTTAGATTGCTTTTTTTTAAATTGTTGTTTTAAGTATCAATCATAAATAATAGCAATAATAGTTAAAATGAAACCAATACTAAGAAAACCAGAAATAATATAACCTAAAGTATTACCACGCGCTTCATTAATTGTTCAATTAACTGATAAATTTCTTAGATTATTAATTTCTGTTGCATTCATATTTTCTAGTTTCTTAGAAGTAAAATTAAGTTTTAAAGCAGCATTTCATAATTTTATACCAGCATCAGTAGTTCAAAATTCAATAATAGGTAAATTATTACCATGATAAATAGTAAAATATTGTCAGTTGCTAATATTATTTCAATTAACAGTTTGTAGTAAATATACATTATTATTGCTTTTGGCATTTAATTTAAAAGTAGTTTTTGGTTTTAATGTTCATAAATTCATTTTATTCATAGTAGTACTATCAATAGTAATAATATTTACAAATTGGATAGTATTATCATAGTTAAAATTAATTGTAAAACCGTCATTAGTATTAGTGCTATTAATATCATATAAATTATTATTTACTATTCCAACATATTTAATATTAGTATTAGTACTATTATCTAGTGTTGGCAAAATATTTTGATTATATATTAATACATGGTAAGTTATTATTTCATCTTTAAATTTAATATTAATTTCAGAATTACTATTAATAATAGTCGTAATACTATTATTAATATTTGGTAATAATGGTTGATTATCATTAATAGTAATATCTTTTAGTTCATCATTAGTTACATTTAAAATTAGATTATTATTACTAATTCAATTATTAGTACGATTAACTGCAGTGAGTTTATCTTTATCAATATATGAATTAATAAAATTAGTCAATTGTTCATCTTTAGTTTTAGTAAATTTAATAGTATTAATTCGACTTCAATTGTTATTTTTACTATCACTTAGTAATAATTTACTTGTTTTTTTATTAATAAAACCAAGATTATCATTTATTCTTTGGAAATTGGCACAGTAACCAATTTTAGTAAAAGTACCTAATTCATTTACAAAATAGCCAATTTCTTGTTCATCAATAAAAACACCTAAACCATCATGAAGTAAAATGAAATTATTCATATAATGTTCATTAATTTTTGTAAGTTTAATATCATTACTATCAGTAATGCTTAAATGATAAGGTTGTCCAAAAAATTTGGAGCTATTTTTGAGATTTACATTTAAAATTCCTTGATTGTTACCAGTCTTGCTAAAAAAAACAGTAGTAGTACTAAACAGTGGCTCCTTATTAATAATTAATGGTTTTGTTGTAGCATTACCATTATCATCTATTGTTAAATAAAATAATTGACCATTAACATCACGAATAATGCCACCATTATCATTAATGGCAACAAAAGAATTTAATAGTATTGGATTAGGAACATTAATATTAATTGGCTTGATATTACCATCAACTTTTAAAATATAAGAATTTTGATCACCACCAACAAAAACGCCA
This genomic window contains:
- a CDS encoding transposase-like zinc-binding domain-containing protein, with the translated sequence MNKNTVKEILNNLSDKDFIEIFRENKTRIKQIEKKEKFEAVEQKFKEKGIQCPDCSSFLCTKYGSKDYKQRYKCKSCNITFHAFKNHYFYWSHLSHDQWDLLIQIATLGQSAYIISQFINTTNKTAWFNRQKFMKSTQLVKTQNQFVKLKARIEIDETFIKEIHKGNFKDPNDPRKQWIEENAKDLNCCIQMAIDENRNIYAQTTNTKRLNKKWVQENLTSKLIEENSIIVCDMQVYDTVAKQTKSTIQQFKSKENKELNYKKLSNVSKIQSSLKEFITHYHGIGFTNIQNYLNLWKWKYQHYGLTPYQKSNVLYFSL
- a CDS encoding PD-(D/E)XK nuclease family protein, which produces MSKLIFKKETHQYFLEDKELISVSRIIDNYLGFGYSHIAPEVLKNASVRGKWVHKLNELYLQNINEENIINNLLKKLKPVTNNINYSYCKKSLMFLKEKFKDKNNYEFIIEKPINDNVIAGTPDLVYLNKKENKYYLVDYKTYACIDEDKLKRIKLQLTAYYCMLLANDISPCNKTYVYLTNKNNQETIEIEITSELLIEWFNAKTKYFKGENKND